The Rhodococcus sp. X156 genome window below encodes:
- a CDS encoding chemotaxis response regulator protein-glutamate methylesterase produces MSTRQPGDTHRDTPTTRAVTVLVVDDSALVRRLVSRVLEEAEGISVVGTAANGELALRKIAELRPDLVTLDVEMPVMDGLATLREIRRRHPRLPVVMVSTLTGHGAAATVEALAQGASDYVCKPSSGASLAASLADVRDQLVPRVRALTARALPVGTRDRRTSSTAADGPGTPALLRPAAEVDPVPQVLAVGSSTGGPEALTRLFGALTAALPVPVVVVQHMPPVFTQMLAGRLDRLGPATVVEAQHGQLLQPGVVYLAPGGRHLEVHRRAGAVRTVLHDRAPESYSRPSVDVLFGSVAAAYPGSALAVVLTGMGQDGRRGARLLVESGSQVVAQDAASSVVWGMPRAVVEAGLAREVLGLDQIAPYLLGRLSRPAARRVPAAATVGTSR; encoded by the coding sequence ATGAGCACCCGTCAGCCCGGCGACACGCACCGGGACACGCCCACCACCAGGGCTGTCACCGTCCTGGTGGTGGACGACTCTGCGCTGGTGCGGCGGCTGGTGTCGCGGGTGCTGGAGGAGGCCGAGGGCATCAGCGTGGTGGGCACCGCCGCCAACGGGGAGCTGGCGCTGCGCAAGATCGCCGAGCTGCGCCCGGACCTGGTCACCCTGGATGTGGAGATGCCCGTGATGGACGGGCTCGCCACGCTGCGGGAGATCCGTCGCCGCCACCCCCGGCTGCCGGTGGTCATGGTGTCCACGCTGACCGGCCACGGCGCCGCGGCCACCGTGGAGGCCCTGGCGCAGGGCGCCAGCGACTACGTGTGCAAGCCCAGCAGCGGCGCCAGCCTCGCCGCGTCGCTGGCCGACGTGCGCGACCAGCTCGTGCCGCGGGTGCGGGCGCTGACCGCGCGGGCACTACCGGTGGGGACGCGTGACCGCCGGACCAGCAGCACCGCTGCGGATGGCCCGGGCACGCCGGCCCTGCTCCGGCCGGCCGCCGAGGTCGACCCGGTGCCGCAGGTGCTGGCGGTGGGCAGCTCCACCGGCGGGCCCGAGGCCCTGACCCGCCTGTTCGGCGCGCTGACCGCGGCTCTCCCGGTCCCGGTGGTGGTGGTGCAGCACATGCCCCCGGTGTTCACCCAGATGCTCGCCGGCCGCCTCGACCGCCTGGGCCCGGCCACCGTGGTGGAGGCGCAGCACGGCCAGCTGCTGCAGCCCGGGGTGGTCTACCTGGCCCCGGGTGGGCGGCACCTGGAGGTGCATCGGCGGGCAGGCGCGGTGCGCACCGTGCTGCACGACCGCGCCCCGGAGAGCTACTCCCGGCCGTCGGTGGACGTGCTGTTCGGCTCGGTGGCCGCGGCCTACCCCGGCTCAGCACTGGCCGTGGTGCTCACCGGCATGGGGCAGGACGGCCGGCGTGGCGCCCGGCTGCTGGTGGAGAGCGGCTCGCAGGTGGTGGCGCAGGACGCGGCGTCGTCGGTGGTGTGGGGCATGCCCCGGGCCGTGGTGGAGGCCGGCCTGGCGCGAGAGGTGCTGGGCCTGGACCAGATCGCCCCGTACCTGCTCGGCCGGCTGTCCCGCCCCGCGGCGCGACGGGTGCCCGCCGCGGCGACGGTCGGGACCAGCCGATGA